The following are encoded in a window of Castanea sativa cultivar Marrone di Chiusa Pesio chromosome 5, ASM4071231v1 genomic DNA:
- the LOC142637289 gene encoding protein ROOT HAIR DEFECTIVE 3 homolog 2: protein MEEEVVEDCCVTQLIDANGSFNVEGLDNFMKKVKLIDCGLSYAVVAIMGPQSSGKSTLLNHLFHTNFREMDAYKGRTQTTKGIWIANCVGIQPFTIAMDLEGTDGRERGQDDTTFEKQSALFALAISDIVLINMWCHDIGREHAANRPLLKTVFQVMMRLFSPRKTTLLFVIRDKTKTPLELLEPVLREDIQKIWVEVPKPQAHTNTPLSDFFNVEITALSSYEEKEENFKEEVAQLRQRFFHSISPGGLAGDRRGVVPASGFSFSAQQIWKVIKENKDLDLPAHKIMVATVRCEEIANEKLSRLISDEGWLELEDAVQAGPVFGFGKQLSSVLEMYFSEYDMETIYYDEGVRNAKRQQLVSKALQFVYPAYTTMLGHLHYNALESFKTRLEQALHKGEGFAASVCTCTHSCMLEFDHECADAAIRQANWDASEVRDKLCRDIDAHASSVCSAKLSEIIAIYEKQLTLALNEPVESLLEAGRRDTWASIRKLLKRETEVVVSDFSTTIAGFELKQTTVDLMVQKLRDYAINLVRKKAREDAGKVLIRMKDRFSTVFKQDNDSMPRVWTGKEDIRAITRDARSASLRLLSVLAAIRLSENPDKIENVLFSSLMDGAVAVPSSQDRNIKASTDPLASSTWEEVSPMDTLITPVQCKSLWRQFKAETEYTVTQAISAQEAHRKSNNWLPPPWAILAMIVLGFNEFMLLLRNPLYLMVLFIFLLLSKALWVQMDIPREFQNNTLAGLLSISSRFLPTVMNLLRGLAEEAQGHPAPEAPRPPYSSASQSFRNQTPQPNPVSNSIPESSVSSNISFSDSGVDYSCPNLIHRHTTNIQEELS, encoded by the exons ATGGAGGAAGAAGTAGTAGAAGATTGCTGCGTCACGCAATTGATTGACGCTAATGGGAGTTTCAATGTGGAAGGGCTTGACAATTTCATGAAGAAAGTGAAGCTCATTGACTGTGGCCTCTCCTATGCCGTTGTAGCCATTATGGGTCCTCAAAGTAGCG GGAAGAGCACCTTATTGAATCATCTTTTCCATACGAATTTCAGGGAGATGGATGCTTACAAGGGAAG GACTCAAACAACTAAAGGAATTTGGATAGCTAACTGTGTTGGCATTCAACCTTTCACTATTGCCATGGATTTGGAGGGTACTGATGGAAGAGAAAGAGGCCAG GATGATACTACATTTGAGAAACAAAGTGCACTATTTGCTTTGGCAATTTCTGACATTGTACTGATAAACAt GTGGTGCCATGATATTGGTCGGGAGCATGCTGCTAATAGACCGCTtctaaaaacagtttttcag GTCATGATGCGTTTGTTCAGTCCCCGTAAAACAACACTGCTGTTTGTTATACGTGATAAAACAAAG ACCCCACTTGAACTTTTGGAACCTGTTTTAAGGGAAGATATTCAGAAG ATATGGGTTGAAGTTCCTAAGCCCCAGGCTCATACGAATACTCCTctaagtgatttttttaat GTTGAGATCACTGCTTTATCCAGTTATGAAGAGAAGGAGGAGAATTTCAAAGAGGAG GTTGCTCAACTGAGGCAGCGATTTTTCCATTCTATTTCTCCAGGAGGGCTTGCTGGTGATAGACGTGGTGTTGTTCCTGCTTCAGGATTTTCATTCAGTGCACAACAGATTTGGAAAGTTATAAAAGAGAACAAAGATCTGGATCTCCCTGCTCACAAG ATAATGGTTGCCACTGTCCGGTGTGAAGAGATTGCCAATGAGAAACTAAGTCGCTTGATCTCTGATGAG gGTTGGTTGGAATTGGAGGATGCTGTTCAAGCAGGTCCGGTATTCGGTTTTGGGAAACAGCTCAGCTCAGTTTTAGAAATGTATTTTTCAGA ATATGACATGGAGACAATCTACTATGATGAAGGTGTAAGAAATGCCAAACGACAGCAACTGGTGTCAAAAGCATTGCAA TTTGTGTACCCTGCTTACACTACCATGTTGGGACATCTGCATTATAACGCACTCGAGAGTTTTAAGACTAGACTGGAGCAGGCACTGCATAAAGGAGAAGGGTTTGCAGCATCTGTTTGTACCTGTACTCACTCTTGTATGCTTGAGTTTGACCATGAATGTGCAG ATGCTGCCATAAGACAGGCTAATTGGGATGCTTCAGAAGTCCGGGACAAACTTTGTCGTGATATTGATGCGCATGCATCATCTGTCTGTAGTGCTAAGTTGTCTGAAATTATTGCCATTTATGAG AAACAACTTACCCTAGCATTGAATGAACCTGTAGAATCCCTACTTGAAGCTGGTAGGAGGGACACCTGGGCTTCTATAAGAAAGCTTCTTAAACGTGAGACTGAGGTTGTTGTATCAGATTTTTCAACTACGATTGCAGGTTTTGAGTTGAAACAAACAACAGTTGATTTGATGGTGCAAAAGTTAAGGGATTACGCAATAAACTTGGTgaggaaaaaggcaagagaggaTGCTGGGAAAGTTTTGATCCGTATGAAGGACAG GTTCTCAACAGTATTCAAGCAGGACAATGATTCGATGCCTAGGGTTTGGACTGGGAAGGAAGATATTAGAGCTATTACAAGGGATGCACGCTCTGCG TCTCTAAGGCTTTTATCGGTTCTGGCTGCCATACGCTTGAGTGAAAATCCAGATAAGATTGAAAACGTACTTTTTTCCTCTCTCATGGATGGTGCTGTTGCTGTTCCATCTTCACAAGATAGAAACATTAAAGCTTCTACAGACCCTCTTGCCTCAAGCACATGGGAGGAG GTTTCCCCAATGGATACATTGATTACACCGGTGCAGTGTAAGTCTTTGTGGAGACAATTCAAAGCGGAGACTGAGTATACTGTTACTCAAGCTATTTCAGCACAG GAGGCTCATAGGAAAAGTAATAATTGGTTACCTCCTCCATGGGCGATATTGGCAATGATTGTCCTtggttttaatgaatttatgcTCCTTTTAAG GAATCCGCTCTATCTCATGGTTTTATTTATCTTCCTTTTACTATCAAAAGCCTTGTGGGTACAGATGGACATACCTAGAGAGTTTCAAAATAACACT CTGGCTGGACTACTATCAATTTCATCAAGGTTTCTTCCCACTGTCATGAACCTTCTAAGAGGACTTGCTGAAGAAGCTCAAGGGCATCCAGCACCTGAAGCACCAAGACCACCATATTCTTCGGCTTCTCAGAGTTTCAGGAATCAAACCCCTCAGCCAAATCCT